In Pedobacter sp. W3I1, one DNA window encodes the following:
- a CDS encoding LytTR family DNA-binding domain-containing protein, which produces MYYSCAIVDDEQHAIDVLHDYIAGIRFLKLFSAFNNPFDALKTISAGDKIDFLFLDIDMDGMKGTELSQHLRSKARFVIYASAQLENEVRKIDSCFECYLGKPISMKRFADTINKLIRLNNLPINN; this is translated from the coding sequence ATGTATTACAGCTGTGCAATTGTTGATGATGAACAGCACGCGATTGATGTACTTCACGACTATATTGCAGGTATCCGTTTTTTAAAACTGTTTAGCGCCTTTAATAATCCCTTTGATGCCTTAAAAACAATTAGTGCCGGAGATAAAATCGATTTTCTTTTTTTAGATATAGATATGGATGGAATGAAGGGTACTGAACTATCCCAGCATCTCCGCTCGAAAGCCAGGTTTGTGATCTATGCATCCGCCCAACTCGAAAATGAAGTGAGAAAAATAGATTCTTGCTTTGAATGTTATCTTGGTAAACCGATTTCAATGAAACGTTTTGCTGATACCATTAATAAACTGATACGACTTAATAATTTGCCGATAAACAATTGA
- a CDS encoding alkaline phosphatase has product MVKPNKLILFLLLGLGVHSVSAQQKLNAGNGHSHNDYKQQIPLLEAYYAGMGSIEADVFYRNGELFVAHDSSEITSGKTLKKLYIDPLVAFFKDHANHPYADPKQKLQVVIDIKEDYEHVIPKLLADLKGNEFVFDQQINPSAIKIVMSGAVPPAEKFKDYPSLISFDGRPANQYTSEQLMHVGMISDDISHYSVWNGKGTPTPTDLEKMKAVIAKVHAMGKPFRFWATKDSPNSWKELEHMGVDWIGTDHPVLLKDFYQNRAKLEYSNPKAYQPYQPTYKSDGLKTKAKNVILLIGDGMGLAQIQAGLSANFGQSNIITIKHLGLSRTEASNSDFTDSAAGATAMATGHKTNNRYISVDSTGKALQSIPDILALYGLTSGIISSGDITDATPAAFYAHQLERSMTKEIAADFQNSHVDVLVGSKRKSFTENPDQKLMDKISARGYALQKDLKSFVASNAAKQVVLLDDSATRKILEGRGEMLKTSFLKTVELLSKNKKGFFIMAEGAQIDHGGHANDLPFAVTEQQDFDRLVGEALKFADLDGETLVIVTADHETGGLSLLDASYRKGTVRGNFSTDDHTNIMVPVFAYGPGSEAFMGVYPNHQIFYKIIEAYRLKKTQ; this is encoded by the coding sequence ATGGTAAAACCGAATAAACTGATCCTCTTTTTATTATTGGGTTTAGGTGTACATTCAGTTTCTGCGCAGCAGAAACTGAATGCCGGTAACGGACACAGTCATAATGATTATAAGCAGCAAATTCCTTTATTGGAGGCTTATTATGCTGGTATGGGATCTATCGAAGCAGATGTGTTTTATCGTAATGGAGAGTTGTTTGTTGCACACGACAGCAGCGAAATCACTTCAGGCAAAACATTGAAAAAATTATATATCGATCCATTGGTGGCATTTTTTAAAGATCATGCCAACCATCCTTATGCTGATCCGAAACAAAAACTTCAAGTGGTAATCGATATAAAGGAGGATTATGAACACGTCATTCCGAAATTACTGGCCGATTTAAAAGGTAATGAATTTGTTTTCGATCAACAGATCAATCCTTCAGCCATTAAAATTGTAATGAGTGGAGCCGTTCCACCCGCCGAAAAGTTTAAGGATTATCCATCACTCATCAGTTTCGATGGACGTCCTGCAAATCAATACACAAGTGAACAGTTAATGCACGTTGGGATGATCAGCGATGATATTTCCCATTATTCGGTATGGAACGGAAAAGGCACTCCAACACCAACCGATTTAGAAAAAATGAAAGCGGTAATTGCCAAAGTACATGCAATGGGTAAACCTTTCCGTTTTTGGGCAACCAAAGATAGCCCGAACAGCTGGAAAGAATTGGAACATATGGGCGTTGATTGGATCGGTACAGATCATCCGGTATTGCTAAAAGATTTTTATCAAAACAGGGCTAAGCTCGAGTACAGCAATCCGAAGGCATATCAGCCTTATCAGCCAACTTACAAAAGCGACGGATTAAAAACCAAAGCCAAAAATGTAATTCTTTTAATAGGAGATGGCATGGGGCTGGCACAGATTCAGGCAGGCTTGAGTGCTAATTTTGGTCAATCCAATATCATCACGATTAAACACCTGGGCCTTTCACGTACTGAAGCTTCCAATTCAGATTTTACTGATTCTGCAGCAGGTGCAACGGCTATGGCTACAGGGCATAAAACCAATAACCGCTACATCAGCGTCGATTCTACGGGTAAAGCACTTCAATCTATTCCTGATATTTTAGCTCTTTATGGTCTTACAAGTGGGATCATCAGCAGTGGCGATATTACCGATGCTACGCCTGCAGCATTTTATGCTCATCAGCTTGAACGATCCATGACGAAGGAAATTGCAGCCGATTTTCAGAACAGTCATGTTGATGTTTTAGTTGGTTCGAAACGCAAAAGTTTTACCGAGAATCCAGATCAAAAACTGATGGATAAAATTTCGGCCAGGGGTTATGCACTGCAGAAAGACCTAAAAAGTTTTGTTGCCTCAAATGCAGCTAAACAAGTAGTACTTTTAGACGATTCTGCTACCCGGAAAATATTGGAAGGCCGGGGAGAAATGCTGAAGACTTCGTTCTTAAAAACGGTTGAATTGCTCTCGAAAAATAAAAAAGGATTTTTTATCATGGCAGAAGGGGCACAAATCGATCACGGCGGGCATGCAAACGATTTGCCTTTCGCGGTAACCGAACAACAAGATTTCGACCGCCTGGTGGGTGAAGCCTTAAAGTTTGCCGATTTGGATGGGGAAACGTTGGTAATTGTAACTGCCGATCATGAAACCGGAGGACTGTCGCTCCTGGATGCCTCTTACAGAAAAGGAACCGTTCGGGGTAATTTCAGCACAGATGATCATACCAATATCATGGTGCCTGTATTTGCCTATGGTCCCGGTTCGGAAGCCTTTATGGGTGTATATCCTAACCATCAGATTTTTTATAAAATCATCGAAGCTTATCGTTTAAAGAAAACTCAATAA